The sequence below is a genomic window from Gymnogyps californianus isolate 813 chromosome 11, ASM1813914v2, whole genome shotgun sequence.
GTGCTACtatgaataggaaaaaatataaggAAAGTATTTAACAAGGACACATGGTTctacttttttaatttcaaaagctgtcCAGAGCAAAGAAACTATCAGTGACctagtcaaagaaaaaaaaaaaaaaccaaaccaaaccctaaCAAAACCCTCCTCACTTCAGTCTTAGCTGGAAAACGTTGGTGCAGCTTTTGAGCCTCCGGAAGGACCTTCCCTCATTTATTAACCCTTCAGAATGGAGGGcagggaaactgaagaaaattgcATAACCGttctcaaacaaacaaacaaacaaacaattagTCTCCAGCACTCAATACTTTCTGTAAATACAGATATAACTGTTAGCAAAGAACACCAGCTGTGAGCCCCCCGGCTCGAACTCTTGGTATTTAGTGTACAGCAAACACAGGTAATATTTTGTGGTTTACCtagcaagaaaataaagctgtctCCCCAAATATAAACCCTGATTATCGTCACTTCTAGTTGGTCAAAAACTAAACACGGGCTACTAGGGCTCAGTTGAATACCATTAGTCACAGAGACAACAGATACCCAAAATAATCTACGTAGCCTCGAGTCAGGTTTTCTCTGTGCATTTAAGAAGTAGGTAGAGTGTGCATCACATTTCGGGGCTCTGGCTCCCTCCAATGCTGGGGACACCGAGGCCAAGAGGTAAATCAGTAAAAGATTTCATCATCACACCAAGCAAGCGGAAGGTTTGCTCTTGCCACGTAGCAATGTGCTGTGAGGAGATAATGCAagagccttttatttttatcagagGCAAGACAGGGCCGAGCACTGCTGTGCTCTCCCTGGGATCCACACGCAGGAAATTCTCCTGGCCGCCGTACTTTCCAGCGCTAACAGATAAGACCCATTCAGAGTTACAAACAGCAAACCTACGCCAGACAGGGATTTTGATACTCGTTTCCCTCCCTGCGTGCTTAAGACAAAGCAAAGCCAATTTTCACATTAAACACCTAAACGTGAAGTGTTCGAGTCACTGCCAAGTGACTGGAATGCATCTGACAGTTTATACCTGGAATTATTCTTTGGCTCTTTTTCAGTTATATCCAGAAAACACACCACACCCTGATTCTGTTCCTATTCCTTTTCACCACTGGCTGCAATCCTAATGAGAACACCATGGTTCCTCAACACTGTACAGTattggagaaaaaggagggtCTTAGTCTTCTATTGAGGATATACTTCTGAGTATAGCAGTCCTTCAGCTGAAATAGCATCCCCGAGTCCCACGGTCCGGACAGGATCTTTACATACCAAAACGGGAGTGAAATGGAATGAGATGCCTTCTCTGTGCCAATGCACCACTGGCTCATCCGGATTTAAAGAGATTTTGGAAGGTGCCTCTATCTGGGAGGTCACAAACTCCAAAGGAGCTTTAAGAAAGACTTTGCTGGTATCGATGGTTTCAGTCGCACAGGCCTGAgtccctgctgctctggctccggcagccacagcagcaacCTGGTTGCCCCAGTACCCATCCACTGTGACAAGGATATGATAGGCCAGGGTGTGGAAGTGGATCCGCGTGAGATCAGAGGCCCGCTCCGTGGTCTTCCCGTGCTCCTTCAGGATCCAGAAGAGGATGTCGCTGACTACACCCACGTCGGGAACTCCGCTCCAGGAAGCGAGGGAGGCGTGGGGACCAGAGGCAGACTGTGTGAGGAACAGCAGCTCCTGTTCGTTCAGCCCAATGGAGTTCACCAGGGGAAAGACCTGctaacagaaacacagaaacaacagtttttccttcagagagAGAGTCAGACTTGGTCTTCTTCACTCAGGGTATTGTTTTTACAGTACTGTGTTACTGGCTCTATCGCCAGCGTGCTCAGCAGAAGGGAGCACCCAGTTTCCTGGAGAGATGCAAGCCAAAGTCACTGCACAAGCTTCCCCATTCTACGAGTCTCCAAGAATTACTTagccaagaaaacatttcacgCCAAGGGTGCGTGCTCATTTTGTGCAATTAATTTTCTAGACACACACTTTGACAGTAAAGAGTAACAAAACATCAAATCCACACGAAACACTCATAACACTGAGATTAGAGCTGTGTCAAGCTAAACAAGGAACCATCAGGatctgcaggaaagaaattctgcaaagaaactgaggtttttttaaaattataaacttAGCTCAAATTCAAATCctgtttttttctagaaatctGCAAGCCTGCTAAATCTAAACCAGCCAAAGTTACTTCTGTCTGCGGAGCTGTGAGTATTCTCCTGGGTCACCTTCCCCCCGTGACTACCAAAAATGTTTATATCAGAGAACAGAGCCCAGCTATGTTGCACGGTATTTTTACTGAATACAGTTGCTGAATAAACTCAGATCtgcaaaaaaatcctcactCCTTGCTGAAAACGGTCTGATGATCAACCGAGGACATTGTAAGATACCTCCTGAATGAAACTTCCCAGAGAGACCTGTCTAAAAGGAATACTCTCTCtgagctaaagaaaacaaatctgtcCTCTGCTGAGCCACAAGTCATTACAGTTCTCTTTCGCTGCACAGAGGAGACTCTGGTAAgctcagcagagaaaacagaagcattCAGAATGCAACAGCAGACATTAAACCCATGCTCTCAATTTATCTTCAAATGTATAGCCCTAATTTTAAGTCTTCATTTCTACATTCATCTACCAGTCTGTGCATTGTGATACCgaagaaaaggaaactgataAAAAGAGCATGTCCTTTCATTTTCGTTACCTGATGCATAATGTTGCTCATAAAATCTTGATCAGTCATACTGGCCAACTCCAGGTGTATGGGAATGTCGGTAGGGATATCAGAGATGGAGGCCACAGCCTACAGGggtacaggaaaataaaaaaaccaaaccaaccctAAAACACATATTcattaagaaacagaaagaacaaagggGGTTTGACTCAGAGATACACATCATTTAATCTTCTTGTGTATGGATTTAAACACAATTCCAAATGAGATGTCTGACAAGTGCCAGAATGTACTGCTAAGGGGAAGAACTAAAAACAacttctggttttcagaaacCCAGAGCAGGAAAACTGTATCTAACCCTAATCTGCACCCAACTCAGCAGTTCTCTAATGGACTAATTCAGAAACCTCACAAATCTGAAGCAGCTGTAGAACAGCTGATCctagaacagagaaaaagaaaaaagcagaaaaaaaaaaaagctagtgCATTGCATCAGGAAGGGCACCCAGCTGTAAGACAGGCAATGAtctgtaaataaaaccaaaacttggTGTAGCTCCTTTGGGCTCAGATGAGGAAGATGCCTCTTGGATTATCTAACACAGATGCTGCTTAAAGAATGCAAGTCTTGATTATAACCTTAATCATCTTAGTATCTGGGATAGAAAAAGTGTAATTTAGCCACTAGATAAGCTCCAGTAACTATGTCAATGTACTCCAGCCAGACAACCAGAccatacctttttttccctagacaACCCACTGAGTCTAAGAAACATCAGTGTTACAGGATTAGACTTTTGCCATTCCTACAGTTCACATTCTTCTTTTAGCGTGCAATACTGAAAAGATTTGTGGGAGATCTGAAGACACAGCCTACTTACAAGTTCAAACCTGGGAAACCAAAACTTTGCCAGGAAGCATTTGTTGGAATGGAAATTAAGAGGACACTGGTATTCAAGTATCTTACCTCCATAAGTCGTCTCTGCCGCATCTCCTTGCTCTGGCCTTCCATCATGTGAAGTCCTGAAAGTACCACAAGATCTGGCTGAAATTCATCCAAGCTGGACACAAACACTTCCAGCATATTTAAGGCGCCATTTGATAGGTCATGGGAGAAGATGAAGCGGTTGGCATTGGGTGCTCTCACTTGTCCCCACTCTTCACCTAGGGTGAAACAAATAGAAGCAAGTTAACCCAGAAGAGAAGCAAATCAAACCACCTATCTGGAGATTGTTTTCAGATATCCTGCCGGAATCCAAAGGCACGATTTCACAATGTGACTGTGCCCGGTTaacagctcctgccagccatATGAGaaatcttgctctttttctcattcattcTCTTCATTCACTCCCTCTGCCTCATTTAGCTGCTTGTCTgatcagaaggaaaattcaagacttgtttgtttggttttgcgAGCTCTGTGATGTTTTCATCAGTTGTATTAGTTTAGCATGCAGTTAGGTGAGTGTCACAACCAGCTCAAGCCAAATATTTGGAGCATGCAGGATACGCAAAGAGAGGGGAGACCTTCCCCTTCTGGCAACCACCACGTCTTAGCTTGACTCAAGCTGTTATCATGAAGATACACCCTGAAAACTCTCATGGCTCTTACTGTTCCCAACTGCGCAGCTCCCAGAAATGATCGGCAGAATAGAGCTGCATCAGTGCTGTACATGTACACTGTTTTATTCCTGGGTAAGATCACAAATTAAATGGGCTCCATTTCCGGGACGCTGAGCCATGAGAAAACAGGGTAACGACAGCGAGCCTAGAGAGGATACAAATTACACAAGCCACAGTCCAACTGGCCAGccctctgccagctctccccatcTGTACACGCATCTTTGTTCAGGCAGCAGGCAATTCCTTGTGCCAGTTACAATAACtggacagaaagaaatgtacaGGAATAAATAAACACGGGTCACAAAGGGCAGCTTGAACAGAAAGCTCTTGAGACACAAGCATTTTTGAGGCTATTATAGGCAGAATTTCCGCCTTAGAACCAGCCTGCGTACTTCTTCACTCGGCTCTCCCAGACTGTATACTGGTTATACTACGGAGAATATGACCAGCATTTGTGGAAAAGCCACTAAAACAGCATCACCAGCCATCAGTGCTGCCTTCTCTTACAAAAAGAGTCTCATGACAAAGTTCTGTCTAGGACAAAGATCCCCAGAGTTGCATCAGGAGGGCAGTTCTCACCTGAGAACAAAGATGCTGAGAAAAGGAGACATCATATACTAATGTATCATCTAATCAGCATGCTTCCAGGAGCAAGACGACTAAGATTTACTTAAAGATTAGTGTATTTTCCATTGGTTACTGTGTTACAGTCCTTGTCAGTTATAGTACAGTTATCCTTGTTTCAGCCAGGAGTCCATCGAGTGGGTGCTTTGGGTGCTGCTCCCCAttagttttgctgctgaaaaaatTTAATTAAGGTAGTTCTTGCCTTCCCTGCTTGCCAAATACTCCCTCTTCTGTCACACCAATGTAACTCTTTCTGAAGCTGTATTTTGATTCAGGTtgagaacagcaagaaaatacatGCAGGTTTGTTTTAGCCATTACATTAGGGTTACCCTGAATTTCATCTGCATGTGGTTAAATGGtacctttctgttttcagagatcATTACGGGACTATTTTGGTGTTCATACAGCTTTAGAATTACACCCATCAGGTCTGCTTAGGCTATGCATCACAACAAAATGAAGAGTCCACTTGGTTTTTATAGGTTATAGCATACAAGCATACAGAACCAAAGGGATGGCAAGACAGCAGCATGAGTCAGTATTTACAGTAACCacattacaaaggaaaaaagtttcaaaagacTTTTAGATGTCTGTTCACCTACCACAGCTCCCCGAAGCGCACGGAATTACCGGATTAGCCCAGTGACAGCTGCCAGTACTGATAACTTACACAGTCCTTCTGGAATTAACCGattcaaaaaaaccaactttaAAACCAGGACTGTCTTAGTGACATTCAGGGTTCCCATCTAACATCCAGCCTTTGGCGAGGTACCTGCTTGATACTCCAAGATAAGATGGAATTCATCTCTTTCCTGCATGGATTCAGGTGGCACAACCACATTGTCATCGAGTAGTTCATGGAGTTTAGGACCAACTGGGCCACAAAGGAGGAtctagaaaacaggaaaaaacaatcaagGATCCCCTGCCATGTCCCTTGCCACCATTTCAGAGCATTTAAGCATCACCTAGacaattgatttaaaaaaatagtaatcaaattttaagaaatcaaCTATGCTTTTCAACTTGTAAGGCCAATCATAGGTTCCACCATAACCTAAGAAATAACTGCAAGATCCCCCCAGTCTACAAGGAAGTAATCTGAGCCTCAGCGACAAGCAAATAGCATGAAAGTTTTGGAGCGCGTACCTTCAGGTCTGGATTTGTTGCAAGCTTCTGACCAATGAGAGCAGCGTTTCCTCCTACGTAAAGCTGTAAAACAAAGAGAGGCAGCTATGGGCATTCCCTTGCTTTGATAGCTTTATAGGTGCTTAGTCCTCAGTATAGGCCAGAGATTTTAGCTTTTTAGAAAAGGGTCTAGCGTTACAGAAGTTAATAAACCTTATTGGGGCTGAAGGCAAAACAGTTTTACAATTCTCTGTGAGATCTCAACAAGTTGAGTgttctctgacttttttttaatctaaatagTCACCTTCAGGTAACAGCCCTGTAAAAATCAATTCGTTCCTAACATAAACAGCCCTTACTTCCGTGCAACTTCTCCGTGGCAGTTGGTAACTTGTGGTTTTTTAGCAAGGCTGACAAgcaatcatttaaaaactgcaaCAATACTTCCTCCAGTCTGAAATCAAGGTTAAACCTGCTACCTGCACCCACATGAAGCGAGCGGAACCATGAAACTTTCTTCAGGTAAGACAGGTCAAACTTTCAAGTAAGCAAACTCTAACGTGAGCTTTGAAACCAAAGAATATAGATTGTCATGAGGATCACAGGCACTCAGAGGTGACAGAAAACAGGCTATAGAAGGATACAGCTAATAATCAGGTGATTCCAGAAAGCCA
It includes:
- the ADPGK gene encoding ADP-dependent glucokinase isoform X2, which produces MWQRSVCVGLLALALGYLCLLGPELPHSALRHLSASLLGGLRRARSLEGRMVAAWQAAIVRPARGWARVAVGVNACVDVVLSGVKLLEALGLEPGDGKNHAILNSRQDLKEAFAHFMEKGAAAERFFSDAESFHHIARTASEYPGAQLYVGGNAALIGQKLATNPDLKILLCGPVGPKLHELLDDNVVVPPESMQERDEFHLILEYQAGEEWGQVRAPNANRFIFSHDLSNGALNMLEVFVSSLDEFQPDLVVLSGLHMMEGQSKEMRQRRLMEAVASISDIPTDIPIHLELASMTDQDFMSNIMHQVFPLVNSIGLNEQELLFLTQSASGPHASLASWSGVPDVGVVSDILFWILKEHGKTTERASDLTRIHFHTLAYHILVTVDGYWGNQVAAVAAGARAAGTQACATETIDTSKVFLKAPLEFVTSQIEAPSKISLNPDEPVVHWHREGISFHFTPVLVCKDPVRTVGLGDAISAEGLLYSEVYPQ
- the ADPGK gene encoding ADP-dependent glucokinase isoform X1, which encodes MWQRSVCVGLLALALGYLCLLGPELPHSALRHLSASLLGGLRRARSLEGRMVAAWQAAIVRPARGWARVAVGVNACVDVVLSGVKLLEALGLEPGDGKNHAILNSRQDLKEAFAHFMEKGAAAERFFSDAESFHHIARTASEYPGAQLYVGGNAALIGQKLATNPDLKILLCGPVGPKLHELLDDNVVVPPESMQERDEFHLILEYQAGEEWGQVRAPNANRFIFSHDLSNGALNMLEVFVSSLDEFQPDLVVLSGLHMMEGQSKEMRQRRLMEAVASISDIPTDIPIHLELASMTDQDFMSNIMHQQVFPLVNSIGLNEQELLFLTQSASGPHASLASWSGVPDVGVVSDILFWILKEHGKTTERASDLTRIHFHTLAYHILVTVDGYWGNQVAAVAAGARAAGTQACATETIDTSKVFLKAPLEFVTSQIEAPSKISLNPDEPVVHWHREGISFHFTPVLVCKDPVRTVGLGDAISAEGLLYSEVYPQ